Proteins encoded together in one bacterium window:
- the fbp gene encoding fructose-1,6-bisphosphate aldolase/phosphatase — protein sequence MKVTLSVIKADIGSIGGHIRPSAKLLDTVRSKVAELGKGLLIDTYIGFTGDDVAILMSHTGGTGNAKVHKLAWDAFLAGTATAKAQGLYGAGQDLLKDSFSGNVKGMGPAVAEMEIEERPNEPFVLFAADKTDPGAYNLPSYLGFADPMFSSGLILSPKVGKGFTFRIMDVANTDGDKVIDLSAPEDLYDIAALLRDQERFVVESIRSRANGEIAAVVSTTRLHNIAGKYTGKDDPVMLVRTQGNFPATGEILAPYTIGHLVAGFMRGSHHGALMPVPRNTGTSFFDGPPIVSALAFSVKEGRFTEPADAFDHPYWEYVRTRVSAKSEDLRRQGFFGPAMLPYSELEYGGIVERMKAMELKFRILDGKAPVEA from the coding sequence ATGAAGGTTACGCTGTCGGTCATCAAGGCGGACATCGGTTCCATCGGGGGGCACATCCGGCCGAGCGCGAAGCTGCTCGACACGGTCCGGTCGAAGGTTGCCGAGCTCGGGAAAGGGCTCCTGATCGACACGTACATCGGTTTTACCGGGGACGACGTGGCGATCCTGATGTCCCACACCGGGGGGACGGGAAACGCGAAGGTCCACAAGCTGGCGTGGGACGCCTTCCTCGCCGGGACCGCGACGGCGAAGGCCCAGGGGCTCTACGGCGCGGGACAGGACCTGCTGAAGGACTCGTTCTCCGGCAACGTGAAGGGGATGGGACCCGCGGTGGCGGAGATGGAGATCGAGGAGCGCCCCAACGAGCCGTTCGTCCTGTTCGCGGCGGACAAGACCGATCCGGGAGCGTACAACCTGCCGTCCTATCTCGGCTTCGCGGACCCGATGTTCTCCTCCGGCCTCATTCTCTCCCCGAAAGTGGGGAAGGGGTTCACCTTCCGCATCATGGACGTCGCGAACACGGACGGGGACAAGGTGATCGACCTCTCCGCGCCCGAGGACCTCTACGACATCGCGGCGCTCCTGCGCGACCAGGAGCGGTTCGTGGTCGAGTCCATCCGTTCCCGCGCAAACGGGGAGATCGCGGCCGTGGTCAGCACCACGCGGCTCCACAACATCGCGGGCAAGTACACCGGGAAGGACGACCCGGTGATGCTGGTCCGGACGCAGGGGAACTTCCCCGCCACCGGGGAGATCCTCGCCCCCTACACCATCGGCCACCTGGTCGCCGGCTTCATGCGGGGAAGCCACCACGGGGCGCTCATGCCGGTGCCGCGGAACACGGGAACCTCCTTCTTCGACGGGCCGCCGATCGTTTCGGCCCTCGCCTTCAGCGTGAAGGAGGGGCGGTTCACCGAGCCGGCCGATGCGTTCGACCACCCGTACTGGGAGTACGTCAGGACGCGGGTATCGGCCAAGTCCGAGGACCTTCGGCGGCAAGGGTTCTTCGGTCCCGCGATGCTGCCGTACAGCGAGCTCGAGTACGGCGGGATCGTCGAGCGGATGAAGGCGATGGAGTTGAAGTTCCGCATTCTCGACGGAAAGGCGCCCGTCGAGGCGTAG
- a CDS encoding NAD-dependent epimerase/dehydratase family protein, giving the protein MARAVFVTGAAGFIGSHVSEALLARGDRVFGFDNFDPFYDRRIKERNLEPLSAHPSFSFTEGDIRDASALARWGVGIPPDALIHLAAKAGVRPSVDDPVGYADVNIHGTIRMLEWARKRRVPKVLFASSSSVYGGNTKVPFSEDDFVDHPVSPYAATKKAGELLCHTYCHLYGMNVAALRFFTVYGPRQRPEMAIHKFTRKILEGKELDLYGDGSSRRDYTYIEDIVSGIIGAMTAPPGYRVYNLGESDTISLSDLVALIEKECGKAAARRFRPPQPGDVPVTYADISRARKEIGYDPRTPIGRGVSLFVEWYRRQETARPT; this is encoded by the coding sequence TTGGCCCGCGCCGTCTTCGTCACCGGTGCCGCCGGCTTCATCGGCTCGCACGTTTCGGAAGCCCTCCTGGCACGCGGGGACCGTGTCTTCGGATTCGACAACTTCGATCCGTTCTATGACCGCCGGATCAAGGAGCGCAACCTCGAGCCGCTGTCGGCACACCCGTCGTTCTCCTTCACCGAGGGGGACATCCGCGACGCCTCCGCACTCGCCCGCTGGGGGGTGGGGATCCCTCCCGACGCGCTGATCCACCTCGCCGCGAAGGCGGGGGTTCGCCCGTCGGTCGACGATCCCGTCGGCTACGCGGACGTGAACATCCACGGCACGATCCGGATGCTCGAGTGGGCGCGGAAGCGGCGGGTCCCGAAGGTCCTCTTCGCCTCCTCCTCGTCCGTCTACGGCGGCAACACGAAGGTCCCCTTTTCCGAGGACGACTTCGTCGATCACCCGGTGAGCCCCTACGCGGCGACGAAGAAGGCGGGGGAGCTTCTCTGCCACACGTACTGCCATCTTTACGGGATGAACGTCGCGGCGCTGCGCTTCTTCACCGTGTACGGCCCAAGGCAGCGCCCCGAGATGGCGATCCACAAGTTTACCCGGAAGATCCTGGAAGGGAAGGAACTCGACCTGTACGGCGACGGCTCCTCCCGGAGGGATTACACCTATATCGAAGACATCGTCTCCGGGATTATCGGCGCGATGACCGCGCCCCCGGGGTACCGGGTCTACAACCTCGGGGAGTCGGACACGATCTCCCTTTCGGACCTGGTCGCGCTGATCGAGAAGGAGTGCGGGAAGGCCGCCGCGCGGCGCTTCCGGCCGCCGCAGCCCGGGGACGTTCCCGTGACGTACGCGGACATCTCCCGCGCGAGGAAGGAGATCGGCTACGATCCGCGCACGCCGATCGGGCGCGGTGTATCCCTATTTGTCGAATGGTACCGGCGTCAGGAAACCGCAAGACCAACCTGA
- a CDS encoding ABC transporter substrate-binding protein, with translation MGAEKAKKTAAPKGAPVKAKIGVISIITGQGAAYGEAITNGIKLARDEVNAKGEVLVDLKIEDSSGKQEQALAAAQKLINSEKVVAIIGPTLSNEMFAAGPEANASGVPIMGTSTTAKGIPQIGKFVFRNSMPESQAIPASVGAAVKKYNIRKVALLYGNDDAFTKSGFDTMKEVSEKLKLKILTIQEFQKGQADYKAQLTKIASLKPDAVFCSALYNEGGVILAQARKMGLKVPFVGGNGFNSPKVIDIAKDAAEGLIVATPWFGEKNDPKVKAFVAKYEKAYGKKPDQFAAQAYDAFYIMTNALKAAGAADRGKLRDALAATRNFQGVVGKFSFDAERDVVMTPSVLTVKNGKFAIFN, from the coding sequence ATGGGGGCGGAGAAGGCGAAGAAAACGGCAGCGCCGAAGGGCGCGCCGGTCAAGGCAAAGATCGGCGTCATCTCCATCATCACCGGACAGGGGGCGGCGTACGGGGAGGCGATCACGAACGGCATCAAGCTGGCCCGGGACGAGGTCAACGCGAAAGGCGAGGTTCTCGTCGACCTGAAGATCGAGGACTCCTCGGGGAAACAGGAGCAGGCGCTGGCGGCGGCGCAGAAGCTCATCAACTCGGAGAAGGTCGTCGCGATCATCGGCCCCACGCTCTCCAACGAGATGTTCGCCGCGGGCCCGGAAGCCAACGCGAGCGGCGTGCCGATCATGGGGACGTCGACCACGGCGAAGGGGATCCCGCAGATCGGGAAGTTCGTTTTCCGGAACTCCATGCCGGAGTCCCAGGCGATCCCGGCGTCCGTCGGGGCGGCGGTGAAAAAGTACAACATCAGGAAGGTCGCCCTCCTCTACGGGAACGACGACGCCTTCACCAAGTCCGGCTTCGACACGATGAAAGAGGTCTCCGAGAAGCTCAAGCTGAAGATCCTGACGATCCAGGAGTTCCAGAAGGGGCAGGCCGACTACAAGGCCCAGCTGACCAAGATCGCATCGCTGAAGCCCGACGCGGTCTTCTGCTCCGCGTTGTACAACGAGGGAGGAGTCATCCTCGCGCAGGCGCGGAAGATGGGGCTGAAGGTCCCGTTCGTCGGCGGGAACGGCTTCAACTCGCCGAAGGTCATCGATATCGCCAAGGATGCGGCGGAGGGGTTGATCGTGGCCACCCCGTGGTTCGGCGAAAAGAACGACCCGAAGGTGAAGGCGTTCGTGGCGAAGTACGAGAAGGCGTACGGGAAGAAGCCGGACCAGTTCGCGGCCCAGGCGTACGACGCCTTCTACATCATGACGAACGCGCTGAAGGCGGCGGGAGCGGCGGACCGCGGGAAGCTGCGCGACGCGCTGGCGGCGACGAGGAATTTCCAGGGGGTCGTCGGGAAGTTCTCCTTCGACGCGGAGCGCGACGTGGTCATGACGCCCAGCGTCCTGACCGTCAAGAACGGAAAGTTCGCGATCTTCAACTGA
- a CDS encoding branched-chain amino acid ABC transporter permease, producing the protein MSMEWLNPYHLQVATFMLINAILGVSIYVTLSTGQLSLGNAGFMSIGAYTAALLSTQHQVPIPVGILAGSLLAGAAGILVGIPALRLSGVYLAIATLGFGEVLRAVLINWESLTGGAVGIAAIPQMGRVILAWAGERGFSPESIGLQNNQFNSLTVFLILLLCTIVTVAFFLRLARSRVGRAYAAIRLDESAAAAAGIPITYYKVLAFSQGALLSGFAGALFAHSTSFVSPGDFTYHRAVEILVFAVFGGSEHIFGPVFGAAFLTLVPEALRAISDYRYILYGILLVLMMIYRPQGVIDTALLRRFRRSGKGRSA; encoded by the coding sequence ATGTCGATGGAGTGGCTGAACCCGTACCACCTGCAGGTGGCGACGTTCATGCTGATCAACGCCATCCTCGGCGTGAGCATCTACGTCACCCTTTCCACCGGGCAGCTCTCGCTGGGGAACGCCGGGTTCATGAGCATCGGGGCATACACCGCCGCCCTTCTCTCCACGCAGCACCAGGTCCCGATCCCCGTGGGGATCCTCGCCGGGAGCCTCCTCGCGGGCGCCGCGGGGATCCTGGTCGGCATCCCGGCCCTGCGGCTTTCCGGCGTCTACCTCGCCATCGCCACGCTCGGGTTCGGCGAGGTCCTCCGGGCCGTCCTCATCAACTGGGAGTCGCTGACCGGCGGCGCGGTGGGGATCGCGGCGATCCCGCAGATGGGTCGCGTGATCCTCGCATGGGCGGGCGAACGGGGCTTCTCCCCCGAATCGATCGGGCTGCAGAACAACCAGTTCAACAGCCTGACGGTGTTCCTGATCCTTCTCCTTTGCACGATCGTGACGGTCGCATTCTTCCTGCGCCTCGCACGCTCCCGGGTCGGCCGCGCATACGCCGCCATCCGGCTGGACGAAAGCGCCGCGGCGGCGGCGGGAATTCCCATCACGTACTACAAGGTGCTGGCCTTCTCCCAGGGAGCGCTGCTCTCCGGGTTCGCCGGGGCGCTGTTCGCGCACTCGACGTCGTTCGTGAGCCCGGGGGATTTCACGTATCACCGTGCGGTGGAGATCCTCGTTTTCGCCGTCTTCGGCGGCAGCGAGCACATCTTCGGTCCCGTCTTCGGCGCCGCGTTCCTGACCCTCGTCCCCGAGGCGCTTCGCGCGATCAGCGACTACCGGTACATCCTTTACGGAATCCTGCTCGTGCTGATGATGATCTATCGGCCGCAGGGGGTGATCGACAC
- the mutL gene encoding DNA mismatch repair endonuclease MutL, protein MTSRIRPLPDDVVNRIAAGEVVERPASVLKELLENAVDSGAANVEAQVSGPFPFSLRVTDDGCGMTREEAELAVRRHTTSKIASAEDLERIGSFGFRGEALPSIASVARVSVVTRPGEDRSGTELVAEGGTILSVREAGAPRGTTVTVSGLFENVPARRKFLKSERTEISHLWEVFHGVAIPGEGISFRFVDPRGSFAYESRESALDRAKRHAGDDGQYLVPVDVSSAFFRIFGWAGLPQVSRAGSGGLWFFVNGRRFRDRGLYAAVREAYRGILPGDRLPVLYLFITCSPGEVDVNVHPAKTEVRFRYPRDLNELARHVLAGALGEAPPRASASFHAWEDRNTPGGLRPAGSPPDMSIEGVTGSPVPASGADLAGELPFADRGCEGADGHGWPSAGAGKDAAVFFAPAGARFFSSLVPIGQALATYLVCEEAGGIVLVDQHAADERIVFSRLKDRYLGKGAPTQRWLDPVEVALPGVLPEEDERPAVETFLARTGFSFEPAGGERIRLTGGPAALPGFDAKRWWEDLCESLRAQEALPKDLFDADRELWRMACHTAVRGGDRVSTERARLLLAELDAAVAAHSCPHGRPVWIRISRVRLEALFHRTG, encoded by the coding sequence TTGACCTCCCGCATCCGGCCGCTGCCGGACGACGTCGTCAACCGGATCGCCGCGGGCGAGGTGGTCGAGCGGCCCGCGTCGGTCCTCAAGGAGCTGCTCGAGAACGCCGTCGACTCCGGCGCGGCGAACGTGGAGGCCCAGGTCTCGGGTCCCTTCCCGTTCTCCCTCCGCGTCACCGACGACGGGTGCGGCATGACCCGGGAGGAGGCGGAGCTCGCCGTGCGCCGGCACACGACGAGCAAGATCGCATCGGCGGAGGACCTCGAACGGATCGGTTCCTTCGGGTTCCGCGGCGAGGCCCTCCCGTCGATCGCCTCGGTGGCGCGGGTTTCCGTCGTCACGCGGCCCGGGGAGGATCGGAGCGGGACGGAACTCGTGGCGGAGGGGGGGACGATCCTCTCCGTCCGCGAGGCGGGCGCTCCCCGGGGAACGACCGTAACCGTCTCGGGGCTCTTCGAAAACGTTCCCGCCCGCAGGAAATTCCTGAAAAGCGAGCGCACCGAGATTTCGCACCTGTGGGAGGTGTTCCACGGCGTCGCGATTCCCGGCGAGGGGATCTCCTTCCGGTTCGTCGATCCCCGCGGGTCGTTCGCATACGAGAGCCGCGAGTCCGCCCTGGACCGGGCGAAGCGCCACGCGGGCGACGACGGCCAATACCTCGTCCCCGTCGACGTCTCCTCCGCGTTCTTCCGGATCTTCGGCTGGGCGGGCCTCCCCCAGGTGTCCCGCGCCGGCTCGGGCGGCCTCTGGTTCTTCGTCAACGGCAGGCGGTTCCGCGACCGCGGCCTCTATGCGGCGGTCCGCGAGGCGTACCGGGGAATCCTGCCCGGCGACCGCCTCCCCGTCCTCTACCTGTTCATCACCTGCAGCCCGGGAGAGGTCGACGTCAACGTCCACCCCGCGAAGACGGAGGTCCGCTTCCGTTATCCGCGCGACCTGAACGAACTGGCGCGCCACGTCCTCGCCGGGGCGCTCGGGGAGGCGCCGCCGCGCGCGTCCGCCTCGTTCCACGCCTGGGAGGACCGGAACACGCCGGGGGGGCTCCGTCCGGCGGGATCGCCCCCCGACATGTCGATCGAGGGGGTCACCGGTTCCCCCGTCCCGGCTTCCGGCGCGGACCTCGCGGGGGAGCTGCCGTTCGCCGACCGTGGATGCGAGGGGGCCGACGGCCATGGATGGCCTAGTGCCGGGGCAGGCAAGGATGCCGCGGTTTTTTTCGCCCCGGCCGGGGCCCGGTTCTTTTCGTCCCTCGTCCCGATCGGGCAGGCGCTGGCGACGTACCTGGTCTGCGAGGAGGCGGGGGGCATCGTTCTCGTCGACCAGCACGCCGCCGACGAACGGATCGTCTTCTCGCGGCTGAAGGATCGGTACCTCGGGAAAGGGGCCCCGACGCAGCGATGGCTCGACCCGGTGGAGGTTGCGCTCCCGGGAGTCCTGCCGGAGGAGGACGAGCGCCCTGCCGTGGAGACGTTTCTCGCCCGGACCGGATTTTCCTTCGAGCCGGCGGGCGGGGAGCGGATCCGCCTGACCGGCGGCCCGGCGGCCCTCCCGGGGTTCGACGCGAAGCGCTGGTGGGAGGACCTGTGCGAATCGCTGCGCGCGCAGGAGGCCCTCCCCAAGGACCTGTTCGACGCGGACCGCGAGCTGTGGCGGATGGCGTGCCACACGGCCGTGCGCGGCGGCGACCGGGTATCGACGGAGCGCGCCAGGCTGCTGCTCGCGGAGCTCGACGCGGCGGTGGCCGCCCACAGCTGTCCCCACGGCCGCCCGGTCTGGATCCGCATCTCACGGGTCCGCCTCGAGGCCCTCTTTCACCGCACGGGATGA
- the miaA gene encoding tRNA (adenosine(37)-N6)-dimethylallyltransferase MiaA, which yields MKPRIPLIVLSGPTASGKSSLALSLAREFPLEIVNADSLQVYRHFDIGTAKPTVAERTEIPHHLVDVADPDEPYDAGRYVREAERAIGEIRARGKVPMLVGGTGMYIRALLRGLDPLPSDPHMREELSRRWEAEGGAALHAELAGIDPETSSKIHPSDRHRILRALEIAAVGGIPPSRARAAWSSAEARHECLFLALWPDRETLYGRIDARTEEMFRRGLVEEVRGLLAMGFDRSLKPMMALGYRHAAAHLLDGVPLPETIGAVKRDTRRYAKRQATWLASEPNLVHILPGEMSQPPGEIVRIYLSCP from the coding sequence TTGAAGCCCCGGATCCCGCTGATCGTCCTTTCCGGCCCGACGGCCTCGGGGAAATCGTCCCTGGCCCTCTCCCTGGCGCGCGAATTCCCCCTGGAGATCGTCAACGCCGATTCCCTGCAGGTGTACCGGCACTTCGACATCGGAACCGCGAAGCCCACCGTCGCGGAGCGGACAGAGATTCCCCATCACCTGGTCGACGTGGCGGATCCCGACGAACCGTACGACGCCGGGAGGTACGTCCGGGAGGCGGAACGGGCGATCGGGGAGATCCGGGCCCGGGGAAAGGTCCCGATGCTGGTCGGCGGGACGGGGATGTACATCCGCGCGCTGCTGCGGGGGCTTGATCCCCTCCCGTCGGATCCTCACATGCGGGAGGAGCTCTCGCGGCGTTGGGAAGCCGAAGGGGGGGCGGCACTCCACGCGGAGCTTGCGGGAATCGACCCCGAAACGTCCTCGAAGATCCATCCCTCCGACCGGCACCGGATCCTGCGCGCGCTCGAGATCGCGGCAGTCGGCGGCATCCCGCCCAGCCGGGCGCGTGCGGCCTGGAGTTCCGCGGAGGCGAGACACGAGTGCCTGTTCCTCGCCCTTTGGCCGGACCGGGAGACGCTGTATGGGAGGATCGACGCACGGACGGAGGAGATGTTCCGGCGAGGACTGGTGGAAGAGGTCCGGGGGCTGCTCGCCATGGGGTTCGACCGATCCCTCAAGCCGATGATGGCCCTCGGGTACCGCCACGCAGCGGCGCATCTCCTGGACGGCGTCCCGCTTCCCGAAACGATCGGGGCGGTGAAACGGGACACCCGCCGATACGCGAAACGCCAGGCTACCTGGCTTGCCTCGGAACCGAATCTCGTTCATATTCTGCCGGGCGAAATGTCCCAACCCCCCGGAGAGATTGTGAGAATCTACTTGTCCTGCCCGTAA
- a CDS encoding branched-chain amino acid ABC transporter permease — protein MFLEQLINGITLGSIYAIVALGYTLVFGVLDIINMAHGEIFMIGAFVSMLIVSKAGAPLPVAFLGAIVVTSAMGLLLERFALRPLRGRPGASHLASLISTIGVSILLENVAHKIFGSGNHLFETSFAEISFTIGPVTVYLVQVVILLISLLLMAGLAIWLSRTRSGKALRAAAENLETAGLLGVDTNRMITATVVIASAMGGVAGVLVGMAFNYINNQIGLSMGLKGLAIIIFGGMGSVYGAMAGGLILGLSETFVVAYGSSGYRDAIAFVAIIVILLIKPQGLFGQTPADARR, from the coding sequence GTGTTCCTCGAGCAACTGATCAACGGCATCACCCTGGGCAGCATCTACGCCATCGTGGCGCTGGGATACACGCTCGTCTTCGGCGTGCTCGACATCATCAACATGGCCCACGGGGAGATCTTCATGATCGGGGCGTTCGTCAGCATGCTCATCGTGAGCAAGGCGGGCGCCCCCCTTCCCGTGGCGTTTCTCGGGGCCATCGTCGTCACCTCGGCGATGGGGCTCCTCCTGGAACGGTTCGCCCTGCGGCCGCTGCGGGGCAGGCCCGGCGCCTCGCACCTCGCCTCCCTCATCAGCACGATCGGCGTCTCCATCCTCCTGGAAAACGTGGCGCACAAGATCTTCGGCTCCGGGAACCACCTTTTCGAAACCTCCTTCGCGGAGATCAGCTTCACGATCGGCCCGGTGACGGTCTACCTGGTCCAGGTGGTGATCCTGCTCATCTCCCTGCTCCTCATGGCGGGGCTCGCGATCTGGCTGTCGCGCACGCGCTCGGGGAAGGCGCTTCGCGCGGCCGCGGAGAACCTGGAAACGGCGGGCCTGCTCGGGGTGGACACGAACCGGATGATCACCGCCACGGTCGTCATCGCCTCGGCGATGGGCGGCGTCGCCGGAGTCCTGGTGGGGATGGCGTTCAACTACATCAACAACCAGATCGGGCTCTCCATGGGGCTCAAGGGGCTGGCGATCATCATCTTCGGCGGCATGGGGAGCGTCTACGGCGCCATGGCCGGGGGCCTCATCCTCGGGCTCTCCGAGACGTTCGTGGTCGCCTACGGCTCCTCCGGGTACCGGGACGCGATCGCCTTCGTCGCGATCATCGTCATCCTCCTCATCAAGCCGCAGGGGCTGTTCGGGCAGACACCCGCCGATGCCAGGCGGTAG
- a CDS encoding glucose-6-phosphate isomerase (catalyzes the formation of D-fructose 6-phosphate from D-glucose 6-phosphate) — translation MGDGIRFRFDFSLVGESNLRGGDGIAAPDFRKMLALVDDAVETLAGKHRRGEIGFPDLPFLGKEARAISRDAAALREKCTHLLVLGIGGSALGTKAVHEAVGGAAGRPGMALSVGDNVDPDAFFPLLAKLPMKRTAVVAISKSGGTAETNAQLAIAIAALKKAVGKRWRERLILVTDPSRGVFRRMADAEGLKSYPVPPNVGGRFSVLSPVGLLPLAAAGVRVERLLAGAEQMEAIFRHTKGTDNPVRFAAAVYAYYLLVKPKAVQVWFTYGAGLERIAEWWQQLWGESLGKEREGRAPIGQTPARAVGVTDQHSQLQLYQDGPADKVFTFVRWMTGREKGNVPKAGFAPDMAMLGGRPLRDLFDAEFEGTIGALWSAGRPIVRMEIGRRDEEHVGAFLHFWEWVTAIAGTCAGVDPFDQPGVEEGKRISRALMGEKGTEALRADFAEKVSGIRRAEIRIGEDLPEVPRRRKGGK, via the coding sequence ATGGGCGACGGGATCCGGTTCCGCTTCGATTTCTCCCTCGTGGGAGAGAGCAACCTCCGGGGAGGGGACGGCATCGCCGCGCCCGACTTCCGGAAAATGCTGGCGCTGGTCGACGACGCCGTCGAGACGCTTGCGGGGAAGCATCGGCGCGGGGAGATCGGCTTCCCCGACCTGCCGTTCCTCGGCAAGGAGGCCCGGGCGATCTCCCGGGACGCGGCGGCCCTTCGGGAAAAATGCACCCACCTCCTTGTCCTCGGCATCGGCGGCTCCGCGCTGGGGACGAAGGCGGTGCACGAGGCGGTCGGGGGCGCGGCGGGACGCCCCGGGATGGCGCTCTCCGTGGGGGACAACGTCGATCCCGACGCGTTCTTCCCCCTTTTGGCGAAGCTCCCGATGAAGAGGACCGCGGTGGTGGCCATCAGCAAATCGGGCGGGACGGCGGAGACGAACGCCCAGCTCGCGATCGCGATCGCCGCCTTGAAAAAAGCGGTCGGGAAGCGGTGGAGGGAGCGCCTGATCCTCGTCACCGATCCGTCCAGGGGGGTTTTTCGCCGGATGGCCGACGCGGAGGGGCTGAAAAGCTACCCCGTCCCGCCGAACGTGGGCGGCCGCTTCTCCGTCCTCTCCCCGGTGGGGCTTCTTCCGCTCGCAGCGGCGGGGGTTCGGGTGGAGCGGCTTCTCGCCGGCGCCGAGCAGATGGAGGCGATCTTCCGGCACACGAAGGGGACCGACAACCCGGTCCGGTTCGCCGCGGCCGTCTACGCGTACTACCTCCTGGTGAAGCCGAAGGCGGTGCAGGTCTGGTTCACCTACGGGGCGGGGCTGGAGCGCATCGCGGAGTGGTGGCAGCAGCTCTGGGGGGAGAGCCTGGGGAAGGAGCGCGAAGGACGCGCCCCGATCGGGCAGACCCCCGCGCGCGCGGTGGGCGTGACCGACCAGCATTCCCAGCTCCAGCTCTACCAGGACGGCCCCGCGGACAAGGTGTTCACCTTCGTCCGGTGGATGACGGGAAGGGAGAAGGGGAACGTGCCGAAGGCGGGGTTCGCCCCGGACATGGCGATGCTCGGCGGCCGGCCGCTGCGGGATCTCTTCGACGCGGAGTTCGAGGGTACGATCGGCGCGCTGTGGAGCGCGGGGCGCCCCATCGTGCGGATGGAGATCGGAAGGCGCGACGAGGAGCACGTCGGCGCGTTCCTCCACTTCTGGGAATGGGTGACGGCGATCGCGGGCACGTGCGCCGGGGTCGACCCGTTCGACCAGCCCGGCGTGGAGGAGGGGAAGCGGATCTCCCGCGCGCTGATGGGGGAGAAGGGCACGGAGGCGCTTCGCGCGGATTTCGCGGAGAAGGTCTCCGGGATCCGGCGCGCCGAGATCCGCATCGGCGAGGATCTTCCCGAGGTTCCCCGCCGCCGCAAGGGCGGGAAGTAG
- a CDS encoding acetyl-CoA carboxylase carboxyltransferase subunit alpha produces MILQYLDFERPIVDLENRLEQLKRLDDGTDKGVKEEIGKLERKIGKIRKEVFSNLTRWQVTQLARHPNRPYLLDYVNLCFKNFVELHGDRAFRDDPPLVCGFAELEGQRVVLIGQQKGRNTNEKIQRNFGMANPEGYRKALRVMKMAEKFRLPVITFIDTPGAFPGIGAEERGQSEAIARNLLEMSHLKTPIIVAVIGEGGSGGALAIGVGDEILMMEYSVYSVISPEGCASILWRDTAKAETAAEMMKITAPDLKKFGVIDRIIPEPLGGAHRDHKAAGDALKAALLDALLPLLSVPIPQLLERRYRKFREMGAIKRKSGGAA; encoded by the coding sequence ATGATCCTCCAATATCTCGATTTCGAGCGTCCGATCGTCGACCTCGAAAACCGCCTCGAGCAGTTGAAACGACTCGACGACGGGACGGACAAGGGCGTCAAGGAAGAGATCGGGAAGCTGGAACGGAAGATCGGGAAGATCCGCAAGGAGGTCTTCTCCAACCTCACGCGCTGGCAGGTGACCCAGCTCGCGCGCCATCCGAACCGGCCGTACCTGCTCGACTACGTCAACCTCTGCTTCAAGAATTTCGTGGAACTGCATGGGGACCGGGCGTTCCGCGACGATCCGCCCCTGGTGTGCGGCTTCGCCGAGCTCGAGGGGCAGCGGGTCGTCCTCATCGGACAGCAGAAGGGGCGGAACACCAACGAGAAGATCCAGCGCAACTTCGGCATGGCGAACCCGGAGGGGTACCGGAAGGCCCTCCGCGTCATGAAGATGGCGGAGAAGTTCCGCCTGCCCGTCATCACCTTCATCGATACCCCGGGGGCCTTTCCCGGGATCGGCGCCGAGGAGCGCGGCCAGTCCGAGGCGATCGCGCGCAATCTCCTGGAGATGTCCCACCTGAAGACCCCGATCATCGTGGCGGTCATCGGCGAGGGGGGGAGCGGCGGGGCGCTGGCCATCGGCGTGGGGGACGAGATCCTGATGATGGAATATTCCGTCTACTCCGTCATCTCCCCCGAGGGATGCGCCTCGATCCTCTGGCGCGACACGGCCAAGGCCGAGACGGCGGCGGAGATGATGAAGATCACGGCCCCGGACCTGAAGAAGTTCGGGGTCATCGACCGGATCATCCCGGAGCCGCTGGGAGGCGCGCACCGGGACCACAAGGCGGCCGGCGACGCATTGAAGGCGGCGCTGCTCGATGCGCTCCTTCCGCTCCTGTCGGTGCCGATCCCACAGCTCCTGGAGCGGCGATACCGGAAGTTCCGCGAGATGGGGGCGATCAAGCGGAAGTCCGGGGGAGCGGCTTGA